The Candidatus Obscuribacterales bacterium genome has a window encoding:
- a CDS encoding glycosyl hydrolase family 28-related protein, with protein MSVSTTASRIAYTGNGSLVGPYSFPYYASSSADILVYVAGVLQSSGYTVSGSGSAWNVTFTTAPANLATIIIKRSTARTQTSDYVENDAIPAAVVEGDFDKGVAIDQELQTEVDRSIKLAVDDTPSSGNTTMPKLVANKLIGLDANKELKYYTPGGSIPGDASGVTFTQSGVGATEITVEAKLYETVSVKDFGAVGDGVTDDTVAIQAAAAHCQLSWSSNQKPLNLEFPSGRYLVSSTLDLTDMNIDMKPKSSILTTITTGSAVQIGCVSTDSVTKYQDDRNHGMFFVLEVE; from the coding sequence ATGAGCGTATCAACGACAGCATCAAGAATTGCATACACAGGCAATGGCTCCCTCGTGGGACCATATAGCTTCCCTTACTACGCGAGTTCCAGCGCGGACATTCTCGTGTACGTTGCTGGGGTCCTCCAGTCATCGGGGTACACTGTGTCGGGGTCGGGCAGCGCATGGAACGTGACGTTTACCACGGCCCCCGCTAACCTAGCCACCATCATCATCAAGCGTAGCACTGCTCGCACGCAGACATCGGACTACGTTGAGAACGACGCCATCCCCGCTGCCGTGGTTGAGGGGGATTTCGACAAGGGAGTGGCCATTGACCAAGAGCTACAGACTGAGGTTGACAGGAGCATTAAACTAGCGGTCGATGATACTCCAAGCTCTGGAAACACCACCATGCCAAAGCTTGTCGCCAACAAGCTCATAGGTCTTGACGCCAACAAAGAACTTAAATACTACACCCCCGGTGGGTCAATCCCAGGAGATGCTTCAGGAGTTACGTTTACTCAGTCAGGTGTTGGGGCCACTGAGATAACTGTTGAGGCCAAGCTCTATGAGACGGTCAGCGTCAAGGACTTTGGGGCTGTGGGTGATGGCGTGACGGACGACACTGTTGCGATTCAAGCGGCGGCGGCTCACTGTCAGCTCTCTTGGTCAAGCAACCAGAAGCCCCTCAATCTGGAGTTCCCCTCTGGCAGGTACTTGGTTAGTTCCACGCTGGACTTGACGGACATGAATATCGACATGAAGCCCAAGTCCTCAATCCTGACGACAATCACCACGGGTTCAGCCGTTCAGATTGGGTGCGTCTCCACTGATAGCGTCACCAAGTACCAGGACGATAGGAATCATGGCATGTTCTTCGTTTTGGAGGTGGAGGA